A DNA window from Cydia splendana chromosome 24, ilCydSple1.2, whole genome shotgun sequence contains the following coding sequences:
- the LOC134802254 gene encoding nucleolar protein 58-like — MDGLLKKEVKEEMQSVKDEPVYDDGADTSEAALGELYAEHEVKDELVLGTERQHRPGIGLAVRGLLKKEVKEEMQSVKDEPAYDDGADTSEAALGELYAEHVVKDELVLGPERPHRPDVGLAAMETSKSRNKTREEILEAKRRASRIRHEKIKKDSKLRALRKEQQKEHYAKRKRDKRVVSIKDKSTDEQQKQRQKWRENSRAYYCKKKAD, encoded by the exons ATGGATG gtCTCCTTAAAAAGGAAGTGAAAGAAGAGATGCAAAGTGTGAAGGATGAGCCAGTGTATGACGACGGTGCCGACACGAGCGAGGCTGCGCTGGGCGAGCTGTACGCCGAGCACGAGGTCAAGGATGAGCTCGTGCTGGGGACGGAGCGCCAGCACCGCCCCGGTATCGGCCTCGCGGTGCGCG gtCTCCTTAAAAAGGAAGTGAAAGAAGAGATGCAAAGTGTGAAGGATGAGCCAGCGTATGACGACGGTGCCGACACGAGCGAGGCTGCGCTGGGCGAGCTGTACGCCGAGCACGTGGTCAAGGACGAGCTCGTGCTGGGGCCGGAGCGCCCGCACCGCCCCGACGTCGGCCTCGCG GCTATGGAAACATCAAAATCGCGAAATAAAACCAGGGAAGAAATTTTAGAAGCCAAAAGGAGAGCTAGCCGAATACgtcatgaaaaaataaaaaaagattctaAACTACGTGCACTGAGAAAAGAACAACAAAAAGAACACTATGCAAAAAGAAAGAGAGATAAGCGTGTCGTATCTATTAAAGATAAAAGTACAGATGAACAGCAGAAACAAAGACAGAAATGGCGTGAAAATTCGAGAGCATATTACTGCAAAAAAAAAGCAGACTAA